The Amblyomma americanum isolate KBUSLIRL-KWMA chromosome 11, ASM5285725v1, whole genome shotgun sequence genome includes the window GCTGGCTCTCACCGGTGGCGTTGCGGTCGATTCCTATGATTTTACTCAGCCCCATCATGCACTTGAAACGGCCGGTAACCACGCCTAGTCCCGAATTCCCTTACTACACCGAAGGGGACTCAATGTGATCCGGTCGAGCTGTCTATTTTAGGACTGCCTCACATCAGGGTGCTTTTGCCACTATCGACCATAACTATCAAAGCCGTCCCCTGCACCAGTCAAGCCTGCATTCCGCGACGCGTGGCGCAGGCTGTCCCCGTCGGCGTCGCCCTTCTCGCTGCCGCCCGAGCTGTGCGGGCCTCTGCTGCAGCTGCCCCTGGACCTGTGCGCTGCCCTGCGCCGCGGTGGCGAGCGTGGAAAtgtgctgctgtcgccgcactaCGCTGCCTGCATTCTGGTCATGATGCACCACGGCGCCGCGGGGAACACGAGGCACCAGCTCGGACACCTGCTCCGTTTTCCGGAAGACGACGGCCCAACGAGGTGAGCCGAGATGTTCATTGCCAACATCAGTAAAAGTGCACTGAAccagtatcatcatcagcctgactacgcccactgcagaacaaaggcttctctcatgtctctcaaattaactcAGTACTCTGCCAGCTgagcccaccctatgcctgcaaatttcggaatctcatccgcctacctaattttctgccgccccctgctacgcttgccttctcttggaatccactccgatatccttaaggaccagcggttatcttgtgttcgcattatatgccctgcccaagtctccttcttcctcttgatttcgacaaggatgtcattaacccgcgtgtgctCCATCGCCCACTCTTTCCGATTCCTGTCTTTAAGGTTATTcctatcattttactttccatagctcgctgcgttttccttaacttcctcacactgaacctttttcgttagcctccacgtttctagaAAAGATGGGCAAACGTTTCCACCATAAGATGTAAGTTCGGCTTGTTCCTAACGGTTAATATTAGTAAATGGCGAAAGCGAAACACATCATCAAAACAGAAGAAATCTCACTAACATACTCTGCGATACTGGCAGAAAGTCAGGTTATGGAATGACACGCTTTTCTCTTTTCCCTCCTGTTGTCTGTGGCCCTCTCTTTTAACTGGCACCTCCAACGCAGTCGTCACAAAAAGCGTAACTCACTTTGAGACCGAACTTCACAACATGGTGCCCTGAATACAGTTTCCTGGCCGCCGtgttggctcagtggatatgttgctcggctgctgacccgaaatacataggcttgatccctgccgcggcgctatcatttccatggaggcgaaatgctggagaccCATGTTATGTAATGCCAGTAAAGGGTGCTTAGGTTTAGGTTACATggataaaaaaaacgtaaaggaAGTGTGCGATTTTCCAAGCTTCATTTTTATGCATAATATAAATGTCATCATCACTGTCATCGTTGTCGTTTTTGTCATTATGAGCCCCACTACGTCAAACCGGGGCAAATACCTTTGCCACTGATTCTCAGCTCCGTCCTGCCTCAGCTAAAACCATCTTGTACCCACAACCGTTCTAATCTTCTCCGCCAACCTGATACTTTCCCGCCTTTTTCTGAGTTTGTCTTCGCTGAGAGTATACACTCCGCTGCCTTATAATGGGCCACCAGTAAGCGATCATAAAATTTGTAAATTGTCGCATAATGCAAATATCGCAGACGCACCATCGACGGCACGTCCTGCTGTGGTGGTGCCTCTGGCTTTCGTCAGGGTTCGTGCCTGGAGACCTTCGGGCTGCACGCGTGCCGGCTGTTCTGCAGCGACTTCCATCGGCCGCGGCAGAAGCTGGGTGCAACGGGCTCCATGAGAGGGTACCTCGCGCTCTTCCACGACGCCAGAGTCAGCCTTTCGGCCCCCTACCACCGGCCTCTAGTCATGCTGTCGCCGCAGATACACGCCAGGTGTGGCCCATTCACGAAGAAAAGAGAAAACGCCTTGTCTAGCGTCAGCCTGTTGTATATGCCTTGTAAAGCTCTAACACCGTTTACAGAAATACACCAACTAGTTTGCAGCATTTTATGGTTGCGTGTAATGTTTAACGTCCAGAGGTTCCACATGCTGTGCGAAGGACGTCGTAGAGGAGGGTGTCGCATCAGTTTAGGCCGCCTTAAGTTATTAATGCGATTCAATGCGTCAAATTCGTGCTGAGCAGGCGAGTGCAAAGGCCACTGGACCTGAGCAGCGGCTCATGAGCCATGTCATGAAACACCTCACGAGCAACTTTCACaggtggaataaaaaaaaatacacttcATTCAAGGAGCACCACCATCAACGAGCCCTAATGGTCTTCAGAACTGTCTTTCGAGAAGCTAAGCCCATTGCACCTTCTGTGTGGCTGCAGGGACTTTGCGGTGTGTTCCGAGGAGTGCCGTCATTCGATGGACGGCCTGTTCCGGGCCCTCTCCGGCTTCGCCTTCGAGAGTCCCGTGTTCACTGCGGAGTGCATTGGTCCCCGCTTCCTACTCGCGTTCGCCAGCCTGGCTCTGCTCGAGGCCCGCCTGCCCGCCTCGTACCGGACGTGCCGCAGAGCGTTTCGGGAGGCTTCCGGCACCACGAGGCTTGTGCGAACTATGTGTCGAATGGGAGCGCCCTACCGCCGGGCGAGGTACGGCAGGCAGTTCTTGCACCTCGCCAGGACATGCTGCCGCACTGGAGCTCCAAAATGGGCTCCCACATTACAGGCAATAATATGCAATAGTGTCCTTTGGGCTAAATGAGTCGGGCCATCTAGCATGCAACGGCGAATCAAGCCTGAGGCGCAGCCTGTAATGTGTGTTCAGCGGTTATCGCATGTAATTTACTATAATTTTCGATATATTTCAGGCTATGGCTCGTTGTGTGTGACATTATGGTAGAACTGTAATCACCTGCATATAGCTTATTCATGCGATTCAAGCGATCTATTCACGGGCGAGCAACGTAACGCCCTCGTACAATGAATGAAGTAGCCTGTAACATAAAATGCAAGTTTGGTATTGAGAATACCGGCATGTAAAAGTACGAAGTGATATCCGGCACAGCCTGCGCTGAAAAATGTTAATTGCCGTGCAACGACGTCGCGTGAATGGCAAACGTGTTCTCAACAGCTATCGCAGCAGAAAGGTAGGTCATTGCGCTTTTTCACACAAAAAATTTCTTCGTGGCATATTCTAAACCGTCCTCAAATCTTCCCATCATGCAGCACTCAGCGCGTATCTAACCGGCTGGCCTACTCTTGACCTGTTCCCCAGGTGCGTCGACATCGGGGCGACAGTGCTTGAGATTCCATTCGAGTCGCCGCTGGTCGAGTCCATGCTAGTCTTCCTACCGGATCTCGCTAGCCCGGACAAGCCCGATGGCCTTGGCTCGCTCGAGCGCAGTCTCTCCACGGAGAAGATACTGGACTGCCTAGCGAGACTCGAGTATCAAGGTCCCGTAGACATTACCCTGCCCAGAATAAGACTCCACTGTGTCATCGATTTGGCGCATCTCATGCCCGCCATGGGCGCGCCGGATGCGTTCGGCGAAGCGGCCGACTTCTCCAACATGGGCAATGTCACCAGCAGCGAAAGAAGCGAAGGCGGCGGTGCAGGTGCATGCAGTGAGTGCTAGCATAACTAACCTAACACGTGGCTAATCAGAAGCATACTGCAAACACATAGGAAGATGTATAATTATTGCAAGAACCCGTAACTCTTTTCATCATCAGAGACAGGCTGGGAACGAGTGATTGTGAACACCAGTTCCTGACACTGTTCAGTATGAATTCCAACCAATGTGACTGCCCATACTTGCAGTGTTCGATTGCTGCGCAAGAACTAAGCCCGACCCCTGTCGACGTCACATTTCTAGAAAGGCGACTTGCAAAATTAGCATATTACATTACATGTCAAAGACACCCTCAATAATTAGTGGAAAACacagttaatttttttctctgtttcttttccttccttcctttctttttattgatttgtttgtttttacttGAGTACGGCGCAAAAAATAATTCATCCTTGAATGCGAACCAAGCGTTGTCTTTAATTTTGCTAATACCTGTAAATTCAAGAAGGTCAAATCACTCGTTTGTGAATTCCCCTATTAATAAGACAAACGTTCGTATATATTTTTCTTCGTGATTGATTAGCGGGCCCGCAACTGATTCAGTGAACAGTGAAGCTCATCAAGGCCGACCTTTTTAAACTGAGGAGTCGCTTCGAGGTACGCTACTTCACTTTAGGAATCATTCCATCCAAGACTGTTTTCGCGCGCACATTCCCCACTTTTGTGTTTAGTTCTCTTCCAACCATCAAAAAAGACACTTTCTGCAGTTATTTTCGACTTCTTAATATTGGGAAAATTTTCTTCATCTCGGCATCGCAGTCCGCCTGAAGGTGTCGGCCGCCAAGCACTTCGCTGTCTTTAGCACTGGCCTCCGCTCAGCTACCGCCCAATCTATACCTCCAGCACTGCCCCCGATGGCCGACTACGACGAGCGGCCCAGCTTCGACTTTACGGTCGACCGGCCTTTCCTGTTCCTGGTACTCGGCAGGGACCCGGACAGCGTCCTGCTCTTCGGCTCCGTCACGCGAGCCTTATAAGGTCCTCGTACTCCAGAACGCACTGTCGCTACTCTTGAGTGACACTGTCTCATTCGAGTCGGACATCTGGTGCGAGCGTTCTTGTTTAGGACTAGTTTTCGGTGTTAGCAGTTTTTGGCGGACAGTCGAATGGCCTGACTGTATGCGCTTTGGGGAGTCGCGCGACTGCATAAGCAGGCAACTTATTTACGCGGTTCTCGTGCAGCATGCTTGCTTGGgtcggttgtatcacgtgacgtaACAAATGAAAAAATCCACGCCAAGCAACCTAAGAGGGCCCACAAAATATTGTGACGCGGTACACCGACGATGTTAATAACACATCCGAGTTAAGCTCCGTTTTTCGTTTACGGCTACATTCTTTCTTCAATTCTTGCATTCAACAATGATTTTTAGATACGAAGCTGCATGCTAGCATGCATGACTAAAGTAACAATGTAATTTCTGCGGATTGATTGCCTTCGTTTTAATACATCGAAAAACGTAGTGCCAAGAGGGCTTTTCAGTTGTAGAAATGATAAACCGTGATATCAAGCATTACTATGATAAATGAACAGAATAGGATTTGACATTGCCTGAACTATACTTTATCTCAATAGACACATTCATGGCTACTTCACAGTGTTTATCTTAGTTTCTTCCTTAAAATTTTGGATATTTGCATTTGTGGATAGTATAGAGAAAATAAAATACCCAAATGAATGTGCATATGGCACAACTTCTCACAAATTTCGCGTTATCACTGCCAATACCCACATTACTCTTGCACAAGAGCTTTTTCTAAGCGTTCAAATATCATGTGGATATGAAGGAGCCCAGTTGGCTCGAGCAAACAAATGCTGGTTTCCTGGCGCCGAAAGAAATTGGCAGTATGGCACGAtcgatattaaggcgaaagcctttaatggctcgtacTCGCGGCCACTAgactgtccgtccgtccgtccgttacgttCTTCAGCAACTTGATAAGTAAAAAAGTCATTGTGCACGAGTGGATTCGAACCGTCAACCTTCCGTTCcgtagccgagcgtgctaacgactacgctacttcctgtcaacgcgtatgtagttcttgtctaggacgctggagagagtTTGCgcaaaggcgtcgaatcagacggatgcctcccaaacgtcctccagtgtctccagaatttaagattcacaaacaattgcaTACTTAACatattaaccacacatcagtgacacaagcacaAACACCGCGCTAAAAGCTTCCGCCTCACGGCACTTCAGGTCAGCAAAGTGGCCCCCGcttccctgaattttttttttcatgtatcgTTCATGTCAGCACAcaagtttcaaataaaatcagaGAACAACGCAGCGCTTAGTCACAATATCAGCCGCAATGCTCAGAGGGAACGTCAGCCGGAACAAATGCTTCACACTGTTCTGTCAAGATAAGATATTCAAACGAAACAAGCTCGGATCACAACAACCAAAGGTATTAGAAATAACCTTTTGAGGTTGCCTCAGGCACGTTCATGAACGGCCCATatctctttgcttttattttgttatttCACTTCTCGTGTATGGACTGTCGCGGATTGTTCTTTGAGGGCTTAAAATTAAATCCCCCCGTTATGAGAAAGTgcgcttttagagcgaaagctctctATTACTACATTTCTTCCAAGGTCAATCTTgatgcgcgtttgaccttgaggcCCCGGAGCGCAGGGAAACCACGTGAATCGCCTAGCAGAGGGGTACATGCGCGCGTTCTCCGGCCCCGCCGCTGTGATACCACGTGATTAGGACAGGGCAGGCTGGGAGAGGCGCAGCTGCGTGTGCCAGCCGGCTTAGCCATTGTGACACCATGTGACTAGGAGAGTGCGCAACAGTTGCTACGTCGGCGGTTTCTCCTTCAGTTCCGCCATGGATGCGCGCACCAGACCGAGTGCGCCAACATTTAGGCGTTGCTGTCAAGCCGCGTCTGATCATCCAGTCGATATAGCTCGTCGAGGTGGTGTCCTGCAGAGGAAACGAGCAAACCAGGCTTTGAAACCCAGGAAAAACGAGAAGCTAGACTTACGAAACAACGCAACACAGCTTTCTCTCTGTAAAACTTGATTTAGAAGAGTTAAACCTTTCCATCTCTTTCTCTACGCTATATGCGCAGTGTCGAATCACTCGTTTTGTTCCACCACAGTGCTTAAATATTTTGTCTGCCTCCAGAACTGCACTTGTTCTTTTTCACGCTACTTGACTTTAGCACATGTCATGCAGATAATTTTGTTTGTACATAACCTTGCCGCCAACTCTAAAATGGGGCTGCAAGGCGAAGCAGTCGCTTACGCTCTCGGTGAAAACTATAGAAATAGTTTTGCATGATgtagaaggaaaagaaattttttcaTTGTAGAGACTTCAATTAaaatgccaccaaattttgtaCCCAATTACAGACTCAATAAAATGAGTGCTCAATTACGAAAAATTAATCACTTTCTTCATTATTTTAGAGCTTGTGTTGCTTTGGGTAAGCGTAAATTTATTGAAAGGTTGTTTTGAATACACTGCTAAAAAAATGCGCGTGCACGATGACGTCATTAAACGAGACACTTTTTAGCAATGCCAAATATAGATTCCTTTATTTTTAAGAACGAGCAGACCTCCGTTGCCAAGCCACCTGTTGCTCTTCAAGCTGGTGAAATTACATCCACCCTTAAAAGGTATGCGTGTTAATGCGGCAAACTTATGCTTAACGAGAAGCTTGCGATGAACAATTCCGAGGACACAGCCGTTGGATCCAAGATCACAAGTTCTAAGACTAGAAAAACCTTCCGGATCATCTCAGAGCGTCGGTTATGCTGTCTGCAGTACCTATGGCCGGAGATCATCACAGAAAGGCACTACCCCGTTCCATTCCTGTCGTACTACGTATACACTACGCATCCtacatgatgatgattattattattattattattattattattattattattattattattattattattattattattattattattattattattattattattattattattattattattattattattattattattattattggagagGCGAGGTGGTGTCGGTACCTTCGTCCTTACCGAAGATGCGACTAGTCCACAAATGCTCACAGCATACCCGGTGACTAAGGGGGGAACTCCtctcacatcatcatcatcatcagccagactacgcccaatggagggcaaaggcctctcccatgtctctccaattaaccctgtcatttgcagACTGCGACGACCGTAtccccccaaacttcttaatctcctccgcccacctaactttctgccgcccctgctacgcttgccttctcttggaggtcataataataataataataataataatattaataataataataataataataataataataataataataataataataataataataatgataataataataatgataataataataataataataattaataatattaattgttttttttttggaaaggaaatggcgcggtatatgtctcgtatatcggcggaaacctgaaccgcgccataagggaagggataaaggaggagtgaaagaagaaaggaagaaagagatgtcgtagtggagggctccggaataatttcgaccacctggggatctttaacgtgcactgacatcgcacagcacacgggcgccttagcgtttttcctccataaaaacgcagcagccgcggtcgggttcgaacccgggaactcctgatcagtagccgagtcactccgttaaccttaaggaccagcggttatcttgcctttgcattagaTTTACGCAAATGAAATTTCGGTGTTAGCCCGATAGAGAAACTCTCAGAGCATTTATTTGAGGTTCTACCCGAGAAGAGTCGTGTCTTTATGGCTGAATCCACGTTTTATGCCTtacaatagccaagccaagtaagaaaCCTCATCTTCCCGTTATTTATGCGCCTCTCTATGGTGGAATAAGTGAATCGCCGCCAGCTGTCCTTCTAGTTATATTATGACACTCTATGGCGTACAACACTTTGTGATGGACGGGGCCGAAGAGGTGGCAGCAAGGCTGTTCTGTGAAGCTACCTGACGTCCAGTGCGGAAACAGAGCCCACCATGAAGTTTAATTCGATTATCCTATGATTCCCTTCCTAACTCTTTCCGAAGGATAAAGTTGTTCTTCTATTCTCTTTAGGGCTAAGAGCCGGTCAGAAAAATTATCATATCCTTATTCTCTCACTGGTTTCCATGTGCTGCCTGGCGAGGGCGTGATTTTTGGCTTGAAAATTGGAAATACTTTCGCTCATCACTTGCCAAACTCCTTTCCATATTTCATGCTTTGTAAGCTTCTATCCAAATATCTTCTTTCTTATTATCATCCCTGTTTGCCTCCAACTAATATTAAAGATTCTTcaactttcattaaaattccttcAAGTTACATTgaaatttttcttttgctgcttcaTCGGTAGTGTCTTGAAGCACTGGTGAAACTAAAGCCTGTAATTTGGTATTTGCGCCGAAACCTGGCAAATGCTGAGCCGTATGCGAATGCGTCATTTGAagcaatcatcatcattatcccTAGTACCCCTCGAGCAAGCACGCGACGGCTGCGCTGGACACCGTGGCACACGCGCACGATTCATCAGATCCCCACGTCGGTGTTCCTCTCGAAGAGCGTTTGCTTCTGCCCCTTCGTAGACTTGCCGTCTCTTTCACCCGACTCCGTAGCCACCACCTAAAGACCAAGCAGGGGACACAACAGCCTCCCCTCCGAAGGCATCGGAAATGAATCCCTCAGGTTCGTCCGATGACGGCGGTCTACCACCTGACCGAGGGCTGCAGCGACGGGGACAGGACCAACCACGACAGCAGGACCAGAGTCAGGAGCGGGGATCCCAGCCGCAACAGCAGGATATCCAGGAGGATCGTCAGCAGTCGCAGTTGGCGCGAACGTCGTCACTTCGCGACAGGCAGCTGCCGGAGCAGCTGACGCGACAGCGTCGCAGGCAGAGCAGGGACTCGTCCACACCCTCCTCCTCCGATAGCATCACTGGGACTCCGAGCGCTACCACGCTGACGCAGACGTCGCGGTGCCAGTCTCTGGACCTCAGTACGAGACGACACAGGAGGAGGTAAGCGAGACATTAGATCCTTGTCGGACTTCTACGCGTCACCGACGGTGGCCACACTAGCCAGCCACTAGCAGTTGTCTCCGTTAAGACTTCACAGGCACTCAGACCCCGATTTATTTATCATATGCTGACAGAGCGGAACAATGACTTCAGCTAGCTGGTCGATGTGTATGCATGCATTCATTCACAGACCGCGGAACGGCCAGGAGCGCGATAGTACTCATAAAGCGCGGTTATGCATTTTTAAGAGCCCAGTTCTTAGGTGCCCGTTATAGaattccgcgtcgtagtcgtcagcgtcgtcgtcggcggcgtagTGGGCGTAACACGACACCTGACAACCGTGGCAGGCAGTACAGACCGAAAAggcacctgccacggcgagagcaGAGGTATAGACAGCAGGAATTAATTCACGGGAAGATCCTGGAGGGTAGCTAGCAGCGTAACGCGCCACCTAACAGCTGTGGCATTATCGACTTTCGTAATCGTCCGTCAATATTCGTGTGCGAGACCTCTGTTCAGGTGTTTGTTTTCTTTGCGGTTTTAACACTAAAGCACGATTGGCACCACAGGCAGAAAGATACATGCCATAGTGCGTTTCCTTGACTTCGCTTTCCGGCCCACTAGAATAACCTAGTGGAAAGAGCGAGCGTAGGCAAGCGTCACTATGGCCGCTTTTTCTTTGTACTCGAAAAAAGACCTTCAATAAGGCGTGGCTTCCCCTCATTACTGAGCGCTTGCTTTTAAAACTAGCGATATTACATGCCCATTTGGATCCTTCAATGACTGAAAGCGTTGGAATAAAACAGTCAGCTCAATATAAACGAAGAAATCAGGCGGAAATACTTAAGCGTGACCGTTATTCG containing:
- the LOC144110673 gene encoding uncharacterized protein LOC144110673, producing the protein MNPSGSSDDGGLPPDRGLQRRGQDQPRQQDQSQERGSQPQQQDIQEDRQQSQLARTSSLRDRQLPEQLTRQRRRQSRDSSTPSSSDSITGTPSATTLTQTSRCQSLDLSTRRHRRSSSQPDRHSVRVPISYRPMGWSGLLSMRLSPSASPFSLPPELCGPLLQLPLDLCAALRRGGERGNVLLSPHYAACILVMMHHGAAGNTRHQLGHLLRFPEDDGPPT